TCCAACGGTCAATCCCACAAAGGCGTTAATAAGTAACCAATAGAAAAAGTTTTCTGTTGGAAAGAGGAGTAAGATCAGTGCTAAAATTCCCAGAGTACTGATTCCGCCCATGAGCCATTGTCTTTGTTTGCTGTTAAGGCGAGTTAGAGAAATAGGCAGAAATAGAGCAAAGGGCATCCCGATTAAGGTGTAAACTCCAGCTAGTAAACCTGTCAACTCAGGAGAAACTCCAGCGTCTTGGGCCATTGTCGGAAACCAAGTGACACCAGTGTAAAATAAGAAAGATTGTAAACCGCCGAAAACTAGTAAGACCCAAGCCAATTTATTTTTCCATAAATTGACAGAAGTTGTGGTTTGATTTTTTTCTTTGAGCTGTAATTTATGATTGTTTTTATTGTTGGGTAACCAGAAAATGAGTGTGACAACTAATAAAGCGGTCAAAACTAAAATCAAGGTTCGCCAAGATGAAACCATAACGATAGGGACAGCAATGACTGAAAAAATTGCCATAGAAATTGTCATCGCAGTAGTATAAAATGTTGTGTAGCGACCAATTTGCCCGGGTTTATTAACCAATATTAGAGCTGGTAAGAGCACATTGAGCATGGCAATGGCTGCACCAATCAAAAAAGTACCCAAATAGAG
The DNA window shown above is from Lactococcus sp. S-13 and carries:
- a CDS encoding MFS transporter gives rise to the protein MQNSKSSLSLIGGIAFLGVILRVPFTTLTPVLSDIAKSLDVPVSSLGLLTTIPLLMFAIFSSLAPKLAQHTGIERLFTAVIFLMIVGSAVRIFNLPLLYLGTFLIGAAIAMLNVLLPALILVNKPGQIGRYTTFYTTAMTISMAIFSVIAVPIVMVSSWRTLILVLTALLVVTLIFWLPNNKNNHKLQLKEKNQTTTSVNLWKNKLAWVLLVFGGLQSFLFYTGVTWFPTMAQDAGVSPELTGLLAGVYTLIGMPFALFLPISLTRLNSKQRQWLMGGISTLGILALILLLFPTENFFYWLLINAFVGLTVGALFPYLMTTFSLKSSSPQQTAKLSGMVQTGGYFLAAVGPIGFGYAHDLFNSWLPENILLLILTIIMTLALIYIERFEKIV